A genomic window from Populus nigra chromosome 7, ddPopNigr1.1, whole genome shotgun sequence includes:
- the LOC133698366 gene encoding protein BUD31 homolog 2-like, translating to MPKVRRSRIKYPEGWELIEPTLRELDGKMREAELDPHDGKRKCEALWPIFKITHQKSRYIYDLYYRRNEISKELYEFCLDQGYGDRNLIAKWKKPGYERLCCLRCIQPRDHNFGTTCVCRVPKHLREEKVVECVHCGCGGCASGD from the exons ATGCCGAAAGTGAGGAGAAGCCGGATCAAGTACCCGGAGGGATGGGAGTTAATCGAGCCTACGCTTCGCGAACTGGATGGGAAGATGAGAGAAG ctGAACTTGATCCACATGACGGCAAGAGAAAGTGTGAGGCTCTGTGGCCCATTTTCAAAATTACACATCAAAAGAGCCGATACATTTACGATCTTTATTACAGAAGGAATGAGATATCTAAGGAGCTTTATGAGTTCTGTTTGGACCAGGGTTATGGGGATCGTAACCTAATTGCGAAATGGAAGAag CCAGGATATGAACGATTGTGCTGTCTCCGCTGCATCCAGCCCAGGGATCACAACTTTGGCACGACTTGTGTGTGCAGGGTTCCAAAGCATCTCAGGGAAGAGAAGGTTGTTGAGTGCGTGCATTGTGGTTGTGGAGGCTGTGCAAGTGGTGATTGA
- the LOC133699799 gene encoding alkaline/neutral invertase E, chloroplastic-like translates to MATSKTVLQVLSGGLPCPHRFDLCFGGLNSVLSICSDVKRRKNIGLVYKKLNNGMRLLGKCTSRGVGAVTSRGKVKCIDRWESMRCKCQKAESFGGATANEWSPVSLPVNGVYGATNIFEKGSFALKGNEETQSIEEEAWDLLRASVVCYCGNPIGTIAANDPNSTSILNYDQVFIRDFIPSGIAFLLKGEYDIVRNFILYTLQLQSWEKTMDCYSPGQGLMPASFKVRTVPLDSEDSATEEVLDADFGEAAIGRVAPVDSGLWWIILLRAYGKCSGDLSVQERVDVQTGMKMILRLCLADGFDMFPTLLVTDGSCMIDRRMGIHGHPLEIEALFYSALLCAREMLAPEDGSADLIRALNNRLVALSFHIREYYWIDLKKLNEIYRYTTEEYSYDAVNKFNIYPDQIPPWLVEFMPNKGGYLIGNLQPAHMDFRFFTLGNLWSIVSSLATLDQSHAILDLIEAKWAELVAEMPIKICYPALEGQEWRIITGSDPKNTAWSYHNGGSWPTLLWQLTVACIKMNRPEIAERAVQLVERRISRDKWPEYYDTKRARFIGKQAHLFQTWSISGYLVAKLFLANPSAAKIFVNEEDPELVNALISANPRRKRARKIFKQPFIV, encoded by the exons ATGGCTACTTCAAAGACGGTTTTACAAGTCTTATCTGGTGGTTTACCTTGCCCGCATCGTTTTGATCTGTGTTTCGGCGGTTTGAATTCCGTGCTTTCGATCTGCTCTGATGTAAAACGTAGGAAGAATATAGGTTTGGTATACAAAAAGTTGAACAATGGGATGAGGTTGTTAGGGAAATGCACGAGTCGGGGTGTAGGTGCCGTGACGTCTCGTGGGAAGGTGAAATGTATTGACAGGTGGGAATCTATGAGGTGCAAATGCCAAAAGGCTGAAAGTTTTGGAGGGGCAACTGCAAATGAATGGAGCCCAGTTTCGCTTCCTGTAAATGGCGTTTACGGTGCCACgaatatttttgaaaagggAAGTTTTGCATTGAAGGGTAATGAAGAGACGCAATCGATTGAGGAAGAAGCATGGGATTTACTCCGTGCTTCGGTTGTTTGTTACTGTGGTAATCCAATTGGAACAATTGCTGCAAATGATCCAAACAGTACTAGCATTCTGAACTATGATCAGGTTTTTATTCGTGACTTCATTCCGTCTGGAATAGCTTTCCTTTTGAAGGGAGAGTATGATATTGTGAGGAATTTCATCCTGTACACCCTTCAACTACAG AGTTGGGAGAAAACCATGGATTGTTACAGCCCTGGTCAGGGACTTATGCCTGCCAGTTTTAAGGTGCGCACTGTTCCCCTTGACAGTGAGGATTCTGCTACTGAAGAGGTATTAGATGCTGACTTTGGTGAAGCAGCTATTGGCCGAGTTGCTCCAGTTGATTCTG GATTGTGGTGGATTATACTGTTGCGAGCTTATGGAAAATGCTCTGGGGATCTTTCAGTGCAAGAGAGAGTCGATGTGCAAACTGGGATGAAAATGATCTTAAGGCTGTGTCTTGCTGATGGTTTTGACATGTTTCCAACTTTATTGGTGACAGATGGTTCTTGCATGATAGATCGTCGCATGGGAATTCATGGACATCCCTTGGAGATTGAG GCACTCTTTTATTCAGCATTACTTTGTGCACGTGAGATGCTTGCTCCAGAGGATGGATCAGCTGACCTCATTAGAGCTCTTAACAATCGTCTAGTTGCCCTATCATTCCACATCAGGGAATATTACTGGATAGATTTGAAAAAACTGAATGAAATATACCGTTATACCACAGAGGAATACTCTTATGATGCAGTTAATAAGTTTAATATCTATCCAGATCAGATTCCTCCCTGGCTGGTTGAATTCATGCCCAACAAAGGAGGTTATTTGATTGGAAATCTGCAACCAGCTCACATGGATTTCCGTTTCTTTACTCTTGGAAACTTATGGTCTATTGTAAGTAGTCTTGCAACATTGGATCAGTCCCATGCCATCCTGGATCTTATTGAAGCAAAATGGGCAGAATTAGTGGCGGAAATGCCAATCAAAATATGCTATCCTGCTCTTGAAGGCCAGGAATGGAGGATTATCACTGGCAGCGATCCCAAGAACAC AGCCTGGTCTTATCACAATGGAGGATCTTGGCCAACTTTGCTTTGGCAG CTTACTGTAGCATGCATAAAGATGAATAGACCAGAGATCGCTGAAAGAGCAGTTCAGCTTGTTGAGAGGCGCATATCTAGAGACAAGTGGCCAGAATACTATGACACTAAGCGAGCAAGATTTATTGGAAAACAGGCACACTTATTTCAAACCTGGTCGATTTCAGGTTACCTCGTGGCAAAACTCTTCCTTGCCAACCCTAGTGCAGCAAAGATTTTCGTAAATGAAGAGGATCCAGAGCTTGTAAATGCTTTGATTAGTGCCAACCCAAGGAGGAAACGTGCTAGGAAAATCTTCAAGCAGCCCTTCATTGTATGA
- the LOC133699253 gene encoding uncharacterized protein LOC133699253, which yields MVRTSVTTSYYNSSPNTRFPNPSLNLQFCHNATKLLSLKAPFPLINKYPFLQYSHLHPKNPTSSAIHFRSFVIKASSSMASSTETKPFAVLFVCLGNICRSPAAEGVFTDIVNKRGLDSKFKIDSAGTINYHEGNPADSRMRAASKRRGIEITSISRPIRPSDFRDFDIILAMDNQNREDIMEAFNKWKFKETLPDDAHKKVKLMCSFCKKHDETEVPDPYYGGPQGFEKVLDLLEDACESLLDSILAEKN from the exons ATGGTTAGGACATCAGTAACAACCTCGTATTACAACAGTTCTCCTAATACTAGGTTTCCAAACCCATCTCTAAATTTACAATTTTGCCACAATGCCACTAAACTCCTCTCTCTGAAAGCCCCATTTCCTCTCATTAATAAATATCCATTTCTCCAATATTCCCATCTTCATCCCAAAAACCCCACAAGCAGTGCTATCCATTTCAGGTCCTTTGTGATCAAAGCATCATCATCAATGGCTTCTTCAACAGAGACCAAACCTTTCGCTGTTCTTTTTGTGTGTCTAGGCAACATTTGTAGGAGTCCAGCTGCTGAGGGCGTGTTTACTGATATTGTTAACAAGAGAGGACTTGATTCTAAGTTCAAGATTGACTCTGCTGGCACCATTAATTACCATGAG GGTAATCCAGCAGACTCAAGAATGAGGGCAGCTTCTAAAAGGCGTGGGATTGAGATAACTTCCATATCAAGGCCCATTCGACCGTCTGATTTTAGAGATTTTGATATCATTCTTGCTATGGACAACCAAAATAGAG AGGATATAATGGAAGCTTTTAATAAGTGGAAATTTAAAGAGACACTTCCTGATGATGCACACAAGAAG GTTAAGCTAATGTGTTCTTTTTGTAAGAAACATGATGAAACAGAAGTCCCAGATCCTTACTATGGCGGACCACAGGGTTTTGAGAAG GTCTTGGATCTACTTGAAGATGCTTGTGAATCATTGTTGGACAGCATTTTGgctgaaaaaaattaa